The following proteins come from a genomic window of Spirochaetota bacterium:
- a CDS encoding DUF2089 domain-containing protein: MIKKILTKCPICGDKMVVTSLKCLSCNVEISGNFELDDFFKLNNEQLSFLKSFIRNRGSIKDVEKELGISYPTVRNRLDEIIETLGYKVERDRNYEKKKNEILQKLENGEITSNEAIKMLKELEQI, encoded by the coding sequence ATGATTAAAAAAATTTTAACAAAATGTCCTATATGTGGAGACAAAATGGTTGTTACATCTTTAAAATGTTTGTCATGTAATGTTGAAATTAGTGGAAATTTTGAGCTTGATGATTTTTTTAAACTCAATAATGAACAACTCTCTTTTTTAAAGTCATTTATTAGGAATAGAGGGAGTATCAAAGATGTTGAGAAAGAACTGGGAATATCGTATCCAACTGTAAGAAATAGACTTGATGAAATTATTGAAACACTTGGTTATAAAGTTGAAAGAGATAGAAATTATGAAAAGAAGAAAAACGAAATATTGCAGAAGCTTGAAAATGGCGAAATTACTTCAAATGAAGCAATTAAAATGCTTAAAGAACTTGAACAAATATAA